In Fusarium oxysporum Fo47 chromosome IX, complete sequence, the following proteins share a genomic window:
- a CDS encoding 6-phosphofructo-2-kinase-domain-containing protein, translated as MPSRTNGVGVQAEDTRICVVMVGLPARGKSYIAQRAQRYLQWLSIPAQTFNVGNYRRNDAPQPTADFFDINNPEGERTRRAAAEAAVADMLAWFRSGGIVGILDATNSTLERRKWVLEVCNENGIEVLFVESKCDDEELIMANIRDVKTTSPDYRGQDPETAALDFRNRIRNYEKVYCTIDADGKESHLTYLKIMDVGKQVIISRIRDYLQSRIVYYLMNLHIRPRSVWLSRHGESLYNIDGRIGGDTLLSPRGEQYARKLPELVRKSVGDDRPLTVWTSTLRRTIATSRFLPQHYNQLQWKALDELDSGVCDGLTYQEIKDRYPEDFAARDEDKYNYRYRGGESYRDVVIRLEPIIMELERSEDILIVTHQAVLRCIYAYFMKKDQSKSPWMNVPLHTLIKLTPGAYGTEEVRYEANIPAVSTWRGKGSTAKHENPAPGVM; from the exons ATGCCTTCTCGAACTAACGGTGTCGGCGTTCAGGCCGAAGATACCAGGATCTGCGTGGTCATGGTTGGTCTACCAGCCCGAGGCAAGAGTTATATTGCCCAAAGAG CCCAGCGATATCTTCAGTGGCTCTCCATCCCTGCTCAGACTTTCAACGTTGGCAACTACCGCCGCAATGATGCACCACAACCCACGGCCGACTTTTTCGATATCAACAATCCGGAAGGAGAACGCACCCGCCGTGCTGCcgctgaggctgctgttgccgACATGCTCGCCTGGTTCCGGTCTGGCGGCATTGTTGGTATTCTTGATGCTACCAATTCTACTCTGGAACGCCGTAAATGGGTCCTGGAGGTCTGCAACGAAAACGGCATCGAGGTTCTCTTTGTCGAGAGCAAGTGTGACGACGAAGAGCTTATCATGGCCAATATCCGAGACGTCAAGACTACCAGCCCGGACTACCGTGGACAGGACCCTGAGACTGCCGCCCTCGATTTCCGTAACCGCATTCGCAACTACGAAAAGGTGTACTGCACCATTGACGCTGATGGCAAAGAGTCTCACCTGACTTACCTCAAGATCATGGATGTGGGTAAGCAAGTCATTATCAGCCGTATCCGAGATTATCTCCAAAGTCGCATTGTGTACTATCTCATGAATCTGCACATCCGTCCTCGTTCAGTTTGGCTATCAAGA CACGGTGAATCCTTGTATAACATTGACGGAAGAATTGGCGGTGATACGCTTCTCTCTCCTCGTGGTGAACAATATGCCAGAAAACTTCCTGAGCTTGTCCGAAAATCAGTTGGT GACGATCGACCACTCACAGTATGGACCTCAACTTTGCGACGTACTATTGCTACTTCTCGTTTCCTTCCACAGCACTATAATCAACTCCAGTGGAAGGCGCTCGATGAGCTTGACTCAGGAGTATGTGATGGCTTGACCTACCAGGAGATCAAGGACCGATATCCCGAGGACTTTGCCGCCCGTGATGAAGACAAGTACAACTACCGATATCGTGGCGGAGAGTCGTATCGCGACGTTGTTATCCGCCTTGAACCCATCATCATGGAATTGGAGCGAAGTGAAGATATTCTTATCGTCACCCACCAAGCTGTGCTACGATGCATATATGCATACTTCATGAAGAAGGACCAGTCTAAGAGCCCTTGGATGAACGTGCCCCTACATACCTTGATCAAACTTACCCCAGGAGCCTACGGTACCGAGGAAGTCCGCTATGAGGCCAATATTCCTGCTGTCAGCACCTGGAGAGGCAAGGGTAGCACCGCTAAGCACGAGAACCCAGCCCCTGGTGTCATGTAA
- a CDS encoding LIM-domain binding protein-domain-containing protein, producing MMATSMGPNFSGHPAGMGHPGVAGHPMGPGGMPHNPGQQGAPGGMPHQFGGPMVSAPGAQVNPALMGGMPPGANPNAHALQHLNPTAQQQMLQQQLQQQHFGNPQAMAAMRQQQQHLLQQQQARQLMAQQAFQANMQGGGIPMNMAQFSQLNPQQLHQLRRGLAPHPQAQAIMAQQLALQQHQAQQQQQQQQQQQQQQQQQQQVAHAQQMQAGPNPGQPMPMNAQSMQAMQQNQLALQNQMANQQGQQPQGQPQPQPQPQQQQQQPGQQQPQHTPQQSSQAGTPAPTGPQTPAQTPSSTPAQPSQLPPGQSQPQVPQTPAQPQAQPQPQPQAQAQPQPQAQPQQHQMSATTAQQLAIQSQILQQQRRDSMKGQCLLKLMQFSEHLSGFPGSKGRDDLSYWHGFVMRFFSPNGVFRHSLHITDAEDTTDKQYEIAYPAIARYFHTHFGSGVKNMQLIMDKGVTDRPLPGDCHCIENSKASFVYWFETGSHLVASGTLRAQFDAEQKIELFEFLTTSHDEFISRKQVIDAAKPAHMWMKEWHKTNSQDGKSPELSKKGKGRQLKSPQTQPPEVLVDLPDSAVNSKGVTEAVFQFLEIVEVMGQMNPLFQFYHSNPGLGPYQALDQYVSTQINGVPPNMNGQQMPPGARTPSFGQFPMGASPAAAHMNLPGSPHMGSPAPGHMQAPGMQMQQSQQGTGSSGPSANTSPASNKRRRPSAVKEEDGSGAPTPAANGMPRNAKPPTPRMPKRLKGNPPAQ from the exons ATGATGGCAACAAGTATGGGCCCAAATTTCTCTGGGCATCCTGCTGGCATGGGGCATCCAGGTGTCGCCGGCCACCCCATGGGACCTGGTGGCATGCCTCACAACCCAGGTCAGCAAGGCGCTCCTGGGGGAATGCCTCATCAATTCGGAGGACCTATGGTCTCTGCTCCCGGAGCACAAGTAAACCCTGCCCTCATGGGCGGTATGCCGCCGGGTGCGAACCCAAATGCTCATGCTTTGCAGCACCTCAATCCCACCGCGCAGCAGCAAATGCTTCagcaacagcttcagcaacaacatT TTGGTAATCCGCAAGCGATGGCTGCGAtgcgacagcagcagcaacacctacttcagcaacaacaagcgCGACAACTCATGGCTCAACAAGCCTTCCAAGCCAACATGCAGGGTGGCGGTATTCCTATGAACATGGCTCAGTTTAGCCAGCTCAACCCTCAGCAGCTCCATCAACTCAGAAGAGGTCTGGCTCCG CATCCACAAGCCCAAGCGATTATGGCCCAGCAGCTTGCTctgcaacaacatcaagcgcaacagcagcagcagcagcagcagcagcaacagcagcagcagcagcaacaacaacaggTTGCTCATGCTCAGCAAATGCAAGCTGGGCCTAATCCTGGTCAACCGATGCCGATGAACGCTCAGAGCATGCAAGCTATGCAGCAAAATCAGCTCGCTCTTCAAAATCAGATGGCCAACCAACAGGGCCAACAACCTCAGGGacaacctcagcctcaacccCAAccacaacagcagcaacagcagcctggccagcaacagcctcagcacACCCCTCAGCAATCATCGCAGGCTGGTACACCCGCTCCCACTGGACCTCAAACACCAGCTCAAACGCCCAGCTCAACTCCTGCTCAGCCATCCCAACTTCCACCTGGACAGAGCCAACCCCAGGTACCACAAACTCCCGCTCAACCACAAGCTCAACCGCAGCCTCAGCCCCAGGCACAGGCACAACCACAGCCACAAGcccagcctcagcagcatcagaTGAGCGCCACTACCGCGCAGCAGCTCGCAATTCAAAGCCAAATTCTCCAGCAGCAGCGACGAGATAGCATGAAGGGCCAGTGTTTACTAAAGCTGATGCAATTCAGCGAACACTTGAGTGGCTTTCCT GGTTCAAAAGGCCGAGATGACCTCTCCTACTGGCACGGCTTTGTGATGCGCTTCTTCTCACCAAATGGTGTCTTTCGTCATTCATTACATATCACCGACGCCGAGGATACGACCGATAAGCAATATGAAATCGCTTATCCCGCAATTGCTCGATACTTTCACACTCATTTCGGTAGTGGCGTGAAGAATATGCAGTTGATCATGGATAAGGGTGTGACAGATCGACCTCTTCCTGGCGATTGTCACTGCATCGAGAATTCGAAGGCCAGTTTCGTTTATTGGTTCGAGACTGGATCTCAC TTGGTCGCTAGTGGTACGCTCCGAGCACAATTCGATGCTGAACAAAAGATCGAACTTTTCGAGTTCCTCACCACGAGTCATGACGAATTCATCTCACGAAAACAGGTCATTGATGCCGCGAAGCCCGCCCACATGTGGATGAAAGAATGGCACAAAACTAACTCACAGGATGGCAAATCACCCGAATTGTCTAAGAAGGGCAAGGGTCGACAGTTGAAGTCACCTCAAACCCAGCCACCAGAGGTCCTAGTCGACCTGCCGGACTCGGCTGTCAACAGCAAGGGTGTGACGGAAGCTGTCTTCCAGTTTCTTGAG ATTGTTGAAGTGATGGGACAGATGAACCCATTATTCCAATTTTACCATTCGAACCCCGGCCTTGGCCCGTACCAAGCCCTCGATCAGTACGTCTCGACACAGATCAACGGAGTTCCACCCAACATGAACGGTCAACAAATGCCCCCCGGGGCCCGCACACCGAGCTTCGGACAATTTCCCATGGGTGCAAGCCCAGCCGCGGCTCATATGAATCTCCCTGGATCACCACACATGGGCAGCCCAGCACCTGGACACATGCAAGCCCCCGgaatgcagatgcagcaaAGTCAGCAGGGTACTGGCTCTAGCGGCCCCAGTGCAAACACATCCCCCGCCTCGAACAAGCGCCGACGGCCATCAGCAGTgaaagaggaggatggaTCTGGAGCACCTACGCCTGCTGCCAATGGAATGCCACGTAATGCCAAACCACCTACACCAAGGATGCCAAAGCGTCTCAAGGGAAACCCACCGGCCCAGTAA
- a CDS encoding HbrB-like-domain-containing protein, protein MQPSRSQPRGPGSFAPLSSSSAQPSQLSTSSRPALRRVETSDDEDETPRPSITIPKSRPPPQPQPSSPATPIYAQFTTHGNPSTASLGHHNFSRPANARSVTQGSPATLVKGHARKHSATQGSFEPTLPSMSTSNLSSHLGMSHHNLSTASASAAAAAAAAATASNVNLSASQIAAQAAVMSHQNHSRQRSQTVPFPGDQNDGARRGSGSKGPTSPPMLSLTEASAPRDSGFGNHGGHGDRLAGPHSSAATAAANVVFPRSGHNSPRASPQPYSQPPPPPPASEKPYKAEKPKVKLFSRPGKISTKGETKEKPLPSPGKIGSALSALQRGNFSTNSLVDSSNQSIYNLTNSSSATIRPIETPTEDRERDKEKGKEKEKKHHFLSRQKHKLKDEYHLPLSSAASNSLPTDPNAPNPLYNFNIPPSPGPNSSTFAKAKKDKKLGERSDSRLESESSFNLQSEWPGPSSLPSLSQQSTMYDPVDPGKLGLHNHMSLDDAWPYLKAKLLAIFEGEDLRLPVEDFNRVVQMHIQWCMHRRSPNTMLEDLRELLHTGFLSLDRTLRQTPEDRFIPTLVELWMFTFTSILPYMQAVFLPLDMEVSGCGTLMTGEQARDFWGGAIASASTSERPARVAPAPAVLDVRRLVLIAYRDTVILPRYETLKTIFSRLSLEFLPSSLASMAMSSPPEASLSTSPSESFGRPGTAMSLDPSNASYNSTSTTLLGEGSAGGRSRAISNVSFGSHGSDGGLRPFTPSGGGIPPPPSLGSLREREQNVEDSKHITEMVGRMLQCMSVLSGVSAGDAGAEGNEKVVELCKMLKLNWLGRGRTGRNRRGMVGGRVRRDDMRDEVRV, encoded by the coding sequence ATGCAACCCTCACGCTCTCAACCCCGCGGCCCCGGCAGCTTCGCTCCTCTATCGAGCTCATCCGCCCAACCCTCGCAGCTTTCGACATCCTCACGACCTGCTCTGCGCCGAGTAGAGACCTCagacgacgaggatgagacACCTCGGCCGTCTATCACAATACCCAAGTCGCGACCGCCTCCTCAACCACAACCATCATCTCCTGCGACCCCGATATATGCCCAATTCACTACCCATGGAAACCCTAGTACTGCGAGCTTAGGACATCACAACTTTTCAAGGCCGGCCAACGCACGGTCTGTTACCCAGGGATCACCAGCGACGCTTGTCAAGGGCCATGCGCGCAAGCATTCGGCGACCCAAGGCTCATTCGAGCCCACGCTACCATCTATGAGTACATCGAATCTTTCCTCACACCTCGGAATGTCACATCATAATCTATCGACCGCTTCTGCGTCCGCGGCAgcggctgctgctgctgccgccaCAGCCTCCAATGTCAACTTGTCGGCAAGCCAGATCGCTGCGCAGGCAGCTGTCATGTCGCACCAGAATCATTCGCGCCAGAGATCGCAGACCGTGCCTTTTCCTGGCGATCAAAACGATGGAGCGCGTCGTGGCAGCGGAAGTAAGGGGCCTACGAGTCCCCCTATGTTGAGCTTGACGGAGGCGAGTGCGCCGCGGGACAGTGGGTTTGGGAATCATGGAGGACATGGTGATCGACTTGCCGGGCCTCATTCCTCCGCTGCTACAGCTGCCGCCAATGTTGTATTTCCTCGATCTGGACACAATTCCCCGAGAGCGTCGCCTCAGCCATACTcgcaacctcctcctccaccccCTGCGTCTGAGAAGCCGTACAAGGCAGAGAAGCCAAAGGTCAAGCTATTCTCCCGCCCAGGCAAGATTAGCACAAAAGGTGAGACCAAGGAAAAGCCATTGCCAAGTCCAGGAAAGATTGGCTCGGCTCTATCAGCACTTCAGCGCGGCAACTTCAGCACAAACAGTCTCGTTGACTCGAGCAATCAGTCTATATACAACCTAACCAATTCGTCTTCAGCCACGATTCGGCCTATCGAAACACCCACCGAGGACAGAGAAAGGGATAAGgaaaaaggcaaagagaaggaaaagaagcaCCACTTTCTTTCACGGCAAAAacacaagctcaaggatgagTATCATCTCCCACTATCATCAGCTGCCAGCAATTCGTTACCAACAGATCCCAATGCGCCAAATCCTTTgtataactttaatattcCTCCGAGCCCTGGCCCCAACTCCTCTACCTttgccaaggccaagaaagatAAGAAACTCGGTGAGCGGTCCGATAGTCGCCTGGAGAGCGAGTCAAGTTTCAATTTACAGAGCGAATGGCCAGGACCCAGTAGTCTACCGTCTCTGTCCCAGCAGTCGACAATGTATGATCCGGTTGACCCCGGAAAGCTCGGTCTTCACAACCACATGTCGCTGGACGATGCGTGGCCGTACCTGAAGGCAAAGCTATTGGCCATATTTGAAGGGGAAGACCTGCGTCTCCCCGTTGAAGACTTTAACCGAGTTGTACAGATGCATATACAGTGGTGCATGCATAGACGCTCACCAAATACCATGTTGGAGGATCTTCGAGAACTTTTACACACGGGGTTCTTGTCACTTGACCGAACATTACGGCAGACCCCAGAAGACCGATTTATACCAACGCTAGTTGAGCTCTGGATGTTTACCTTTACTTCCATACTGCCATATATGCAAGCCGTCTTCCTCCCACTCGATATGGAGGTGTCAGGGTGTGGTACGCTTATGACTGGAGAGCAGGCACGGGATTTCTGGGGCGGAGCTATAGCGTCTGCATCTACTTCAGAGAGACCGGCCCGTGTAGCACCGGCACCAGCAGTTCTCGATGTTAGGAGGCTGGTCCTTATCGCTTACAGAGATACTGTCATTCTACCGCGGTACGAGACACTCAAGACAATATTCTCACGACTATCTCTTGAGTTCCTGCCCTCGTCGCTTGCAAGTATGGCCATGTCTTCTCCCCCGGAAGCATCACTATCTACCTCCCCTTCTGAGTCTTTCGGCCGGCCCGGCACAGCTATGTCTCTCGACCCGTCTAATGCTTCTTACAATTCTACGAGTACAACCCTTCTCGGTGAAGGATCGGCAGGCGGTCGTAGCCGTGCCATCAGTAACGTCAGCTTCGGCAGTCACGGGAGTGATGGTGGTCTACGACCTTTCACGCCGTCTGGTGGCGGAATCCCACCACCGCCTTCTCTAGGCAGCCTACGGGAACGTGAGCAGAATGTCGAGGACTCCAAGCACATCACTGAGATGGTTGGTCGTATGCTTCAGTGTATGAGTGTTTTGTCGGGTGTGTCGGCGGGTGATGCAGGTGCAGAAGGCAACGAGAAGGTGGTAGAGCTGTGTAAGATGTTGAAGCTAAACTGGCTTGGAAGAGGAAGGACGGGAAGAAACAGGAGAGGCATGGTAGGCGGCAGGGTGAGAAGGGACGATATGAGAGACGAAGTTCGTGTCTAG